Proteins encoded in a region of the Methylosinus trichosporium OB3b genome:
- a CDS encoding sulfate ABC transporter substrate-binding protein, with the protein MPCATSSRRRLGKALALLVGASILVAASAEAGTALLNASYDPTRELYKAINPAFIADWKARTGEAIEIQSSHGGSGAQGRAVIDGLRADVATLALAADIDAIVKKSGKIAPDWRARLPNNASPYTSTIVFLVRKGNPKKIADWGDLARPGIAVVTPNPKTSGGARWNYLAAWGYGLKTFAGDEARTKALVGAIYRNAPVLDTGARGATITFARRGLGDVLITWENEAFLAALEFGKDKFEIVTPPASILAEPPVAVIDANVDAKGTRKAAEAYVNFLYTPAAQAIIAKHYYRPAHPEFAEEADLERLPKLDLFTIDEVFGGWAEAQKTHFADGGVFDQMQKQDAAVRP; encoded by the coding sequence ATGCCCTGCGCAACCTCGTCGCGGCGGCGCCTCGGCAAGGCGCTCGCGCTCCTCGTCGGCGCGTCGATCCTCGTCGCCGCGAGCGCCGAGGCCGGCACGGCGCTGCTCAACGCCTCCTATGACCCGACGCGCGAGCTGTACAAGGCCATCAACCCGGCCTTCATCGCCGATTGGAAGGCCAGGACCGGCGAGGCCATCGAGATCCAGTCATCGCATGGCGGCTCCGGCGCGCAGGGGCGCGCGGTGATCGACGGCCTGCGCGCCGATGTGGCGACGCTCGCCCTCGCCGCCGACATAGACGCGATCGTGAAAAAGTCCGGCAAGATCGCGCCCGATTGGCGCGCGCGTCTGCCCAACAACGCCTCGCCCTATACCTCGACGATCGTGTTTCTGGTGCGCAAGGGCAATCCGAAGAAGATCGCCGATTGGGGCGATCTGGCGCGGCCGGGAATCGCCGTGGTGACGCCCAATCCCAAGACCTCCGGCGGCGCGCGCTGGAATTATCTCGCCGCCTGGGGCTATGGGCTGAAGACATTCGCCGGCGACGAGGCGCGGACGAAGGCGCTCGTCGGGGCGATCTACCGAAATGCGCCCGTGCTCGACACCGGCGCGCGCGGCGCCACCATCACCTTCGCCCGCCGCGGCCTCGGCGACGTGCTGATCACCTGGGAGAATGAGGCGTTCCTCGCCGCCCTCGAATTCGGCAAGGACAAATTCGAGATCGTGACGCCGCCGGCCTCCATCCTCGCCGAGCCGCCGGTCGCCGTCATCGACGCCAATGTCGACGCCAAGGGCACGCGCAAGGCGGCCGAGGCCTATGTGAATTTCCTCTACACGCCGGCGGCGCAGGCGATCATCGCCAAGCATTATTATCGTCCGGCGCATCCGGAATTCGCGGAGGAGGCCGATTTGGAGCGGCTGCCGAAGCTCGATCTCTTCACCATAGACGAAGTGTTCGGCGGCTGGGCCGAGGCGCAGAAGACGCATTTCGCCGATGGCGGCGTCTTCGACCAGATGCAGAAGCAGGACGCGGCGGTGAGGCCATGA
- the cysT gene encoding sulfate ABC transporter permease subunit CysT: protein MSAFAASRGKAWRFAAPSVIPGFRATFGFTIFYLSLVVLFPLSLLILRASELGLAGLYGVATEPRVAAALRTSFFISFAAAAIDVVFGLVAAWVLSRYEFFGRRFLDAIVDLPFALPTAVAGISLAALYAPNGWIGEPLAAYDIKIAFTRWGILVALVFVGLPFVVRTVQPLIAEIDAELEEASATLGASRAQTVWRVLLPPMAPALLTGFALAFARSVGEYGSVIFIAGNIAYVSEIAPLLIVVKLEQFDYTGATGVATIMLAISFSVLLAINLIQAWSQKRFGHV from the coding sequence ATGAGCGCATTCGCCGCATCTCGAGGCAAAGCGTGGCGCTTCGCTGCGCCGAGCGTCATCCCTGGATTCCGCGCGACCTTCGGCTTCACGATCTTCTATCTGAGCCTCGTCGTCCTGTTCCCTTTGTCGCTGCTGATCCTTCGCGCATCCGAGCTCGGGCTCGCCGGGCTCTATGGAGTCGCCACGGAACCGCGCGTCGCCGCGGCGCTGCGCACCAGCTTCTTCATCTCCTTCGCCGCGGCGGCGATCGACGTCGTCTTCGGCCTCGTCGCCGCCTGGGTGCTGTCGCGCTACGAGTTTTTCGGCCGGCGCTTCCTCGACGCCATCGTCGATCTGCCCTTCGCCCTGCCGACGGCGGTCGCCGGCATCTCGCTCGCCGCGCTCTATGCGCCGAACGGCTGGATCGGCGAGCCGCTCGCCGCCTATGACATCAAGATCGCCTTCACCCGCTGGGGCATTCTGGTCGCGCTGGTCTTCGTCGGCCTGCCTTTCGTGGTGCGGACGGTGCAGCCGCTGATCGCCGAGATCGACGCCGAGCTCGAGGAGGCTTCGGCGACGCTCGGCGCGAGCCGGGCGCAGACGGTCTGGCGCGTGCTGCTGCCGCCGATGGCGCCGGCGCTGCTGACGGGCTTCGCGCTCGCCTTCGCGCGCAGCGTCGGCGAATATGGCTCGGTGATCTTCATCGCCGGCAATATCGCCTATGTCTCGGAGATCGCGCCCTTGCTGATCGTCGTGAAGCTGGAGCAATTCGACTATACGGGCGCGACGGGCGTTGCGACGATCATGCTCGCCATCTCCTTCTCCGTGCTGCTCGCCATCAATCTGATACAGGCCTGGAGCCAGAAGAGGTTCGGCCATGTCTGA
- a CDS encoding IS4 family transposase — protein sequence MRFQNSVFVDLLKPIDRRAFGQIVARHKGDAYDKSFKSWDHLVVLIAAQLGGETSLRSLEAAFNANSGSHYHLGVRRIARSTLAEANARRPVGVFADLFARLSCELDRRTRRDGAELLRLIDSTPIPLSKFHDFARSNGRIHGMKMHVVYDPGVDRPFCVEVTPANVNDVEIGKKTPIEAGATYVFDKGYYDFKWWRDIHEARALFVTRPKSNTRLADLADREMPQTRGEGYTVLRDCEVELASKGDSKLPMPLRRLHIQRDALKDGKPQLIVVITNDMTRSAVEIAALYKARWAIELLFRWIKQHLNIRKFLGENENAVRLQLIAAMIAFVLLRIAAHRHDIELAHLRFSELAGRFLFERRPIDRLERPPPKYQAARRRISPRQLELAYA from the coding sequence ATGCGCTTCCAGAATAGCGTTTTTGTCGACTTGCTCAAGCCGATCGATCGTCGCGCGTTCGGCCAAATCGTCGCGCGCCACAAGGGCGACGCCTACGACAAATCCTTCAAGAGCTGGGATCATCTCGTCGTCCTGATCGCCGCTCAGCTCGGCGGCGAAACGAGCCTGCGCAGCCTCGAGGCCGCCTTCAACGCCAACAGCGGCTCCCATTATCACCTCGGCGTCCGCAGGATCGCCCGCTCCACCCTCGCCGAAGCCAACGCACGCCGGCCCGTCGGCGTCTTCGCCGATCTTTTCGCGCGCCTCTCCTGCGAACTCGACCGCAGAACGCGCCGCGACGGCGCCGAGCTGCTGCGCCTCATCGATTCGACGCCTATCCCGTTGAGCAAGTTCCACGACTTCGCCCGCTCGAACGGCCGCATCCACGGCATGAAGATGCATGTCGTCTACGATCCCGGGGTCGACCGCCCCTTCTGCGTCGAGGTCACGCCCGCCAATGTCAACGATGTCGAGATCGGCAAGAAGACGCCGATCGAGGCCGGCGCGACCTATGTCTTCGACAAGGGCTATTATGATTTCAAATGGTGGAGGGACATTCACGAGGCCCGAGCCTTGTTCGTCACGCGCCCCAAGAGCAACACCCGCCTCGCCGACCTCGCGGATCGGGAGATGCCGCAGACGCGCGGCGAAGGCTACACCGTGCTCAGGGATTGCGAGGTCGAGCTCGCCAGCAAGGGCGACTCGAAACTGCCCATGCCGCTGCGTCGCCTTCATATTCAACGCGATGCGCTGAAGGACGGCAAGCCGCAGCTGATCGTCGTGATCACCAACGACATGACGCGTTCGGCGGTCGAGATCGCCGCGCTCTACAAGGCGCGCTGGGCCATAGAGCTGCTGTTCCGCTGGATCAAGCAGCATCTCAACATCCGCAAGTTTCTCGGCGAAAACGAGAACGCCGTGCGGCTGCAGCTGATCGCGGCGATGATCGCTTTCGTGCTGCTGCGCATCGCCGCCCACCGCCACGATATCGAACTCGCGCATCTGCGGTTCTCGGAGCTCGCCGGCAGGTTTCTGTTCGAGCGGCGACCGATCGACAGACTCGAACGGCCGCCGCCCAAATATCAGGCCGCGCGGCGGCGCATATCGCCGAGGCAGCTGGAGCTCGCCTATGCCTGA
- a CDS encoding methyl-accepting chemotaxis protein, which translates to MSLSIARAPTMFAVVTVLVFFVCAAAGRLGHEELRIGGSAYQKAVAAREFVADQRSAPLDLVDAYRDIEQASAGKLDAQEAQSRLLQLRAAFEERKAVWTRPDALPGEIGAELRGPASQEAEAFWREALDAYLPALRRGDAVAASAALQKIETSFTAHRRQSERLVAAGVASARAVEQEAATLRWRIDAASLAGALLIISLVAGEAVFLRRRFAAPLGALADHMTRLARGERVEAAPIGERDDEIGRIGAAAAVFRDVMEKSRLAEARAVEMSAEAAAKSKEKEAGAKWYIENRDFFFSEYTAGMDRLAAGDLEARLEKPFIKDYEALRARFNSAAERMQQAMKGIAATSGAISESTREIARAAEDLSQRNEQQAATLAQTASAVENITETVKRAADSAVEARAIVGATKTGAVTSEKIVGDAIGAMSGIEKSSSQIGQIIGVIDEIAFQTNLLALNAGVEAARAGEAGKGFAVVATEVRALAQRSAEAAKEIKELIAASDAKVKDGVALVAETGSSLRLIVEQVNKIDLVVTDIAVSAEAQSRSLREINTAVQEIDQVTQKNAAMSEETHAASRSLAEDSVELTALVARFRIGEVEIARRDSARPARPAPVRIVSGRGAAAAAARKPEAAADEWAEF; encoded by the coding sequence ATGTCCCTTTCCATTGCTCGCGCCCCGACGATGTTCGCCGTCGTGACGGTTTTGGTTTTTTTCGTGTGCGCCGCCGCCGGCCGCCTCGGCCATGAGGAGCTGCGGATCGGTGGTTCGGCCTATCAGAAGGCCGTCGCGGCGAGAGAGTTCGTCGCCGACCAGAGATCGGCGCCGCTCGATCTCGTGGACGCCTATCGCGATATCGAGCAGGCCTCCGCCGGCAAGCTCGATGCGCAGGAGGCGCAATCGCGCCTGTTGCAGCTGCGCGCCGCCTTCGAAGAGCGCAAGGCGGTCTGGACCCGTCCAGACGCTCTGCCGGGCGAGATCGGAGCGGAGCTTCGTGGACCGGCGTCGCAGGAGGCCGAGGCTTTCTGGCGTGAGGCGCTCGACGCCTATCTTCCGGCTCTGCGGCGCGGCGACGCCGTCGCGGCGAGCGCCGCATTGCAGAAGATCGAGACGAGCTTCACAGCGCATCGCCGCCAGAGCGAGCGGCTCGTCGCTGCGGGCGTCGCCTCCGCGAGAGCGGTGGAGCAGGAGGCCGCGACGCTGCGCTGGCGGATCGACGCGGCGAGCCTCGCAGGCGCCCTTCTGATCATCTCCCTCGTCGCCGGCGAAGCTGTCTTCCTGCGCCGCCGCTTCGCTGCGCCGCTCGGCGCCCTCGCCGATCATATGACGCGCCTCGCCCGGGGCGAGCGGGTCGAGGCGGCGCCGATCGGCGAACGCGACGACGAGATCGGCCGCATCGGAGCCGCCGCCGCCGTGTTTCGCGACGTGATGGAGAAGAGCCGCCTCGCCGAGGCCCGCGCCGTGGAAATGAGCGCGGAAGCGGCCGCCAAATCGAAGGAGAAGGAGGCGGGCGCCAAATGGTATATCGAGAACCGCGACTTCTTCTTTTCCGAATATACCGCCGGCATGGATCGTCTCGCCGCCGGCGACCTCGAGGCGCGCCTCGAGAAGCCGTTCATCAAGGACTATGAGGCGCTGCGCGCCCGCTTCAACTCCGCGGCCGAGCGCATGCAGCAGGCGATGAAGGGCATCGCCGCGACCTCCGGCGCGATCAGCGAGAGCACGCGCGAGATCGCCCGCGCCGCCGAGGATCTCTCGCAGCGCAACGAGCAGCAAGCCGCGACGCTCGCGCAGACGGCCTCGGCCGTCGAAAACATCACCGAGACGGTGAAACGTGCCGCCGACAGCGCCGTCGAGGCGCGCGCGATCGTCGGCGCGACCAAGACCGGCGCGGTCACCAGCGAGAAGATCGTCGGCGACGCCATCGGCGCCATGAGCGGGATCGAGAAATCGTCCTCGCAGATCGGCCAGATCATCGGCGTCATCGACGAGATCGCCTTCCAGACCAATCTCCTCGCGCTCAACGCCGGCGTCGAGGCGGCGCGCGCGGGCGAAGCGGGCAAGGGCTTCGCGGTGGTGGCCACCGAGGTGCGCGCGCTCGCGCAGCGCTCGGCCGAGGCCGCCAAGGAGATCAAGGAGCTCATCGCCGCCTCGGACGCCAAAGTGAAGGATGGCGTCGCGCTCGTCGCCGAGACCGGCTCGTCGCTGCGCCTCATCGTCGAGCAGGTCAACAAGATCGACTTGGTTGTCACCGACATCGCCGTCAGCGCGGAAGCCCAGTCCCGCAGCCTGCGCGAGATCAACACCGCGGTGCAGGAGATCGATCAGGTGACGCAGAAAAACGCGGCGATGTCCGAGGAGACCCACGCCGCGAGCCGCTCGCTCGCCGAGGACAGCGTGGAGCTCACCGCCCTCGTCGCCCGCTTCAGGATCGGCGAGGTGGAGATCGCGCGCCGGGACAGCGCGCGGCCGGCGCGGCCGGCGCCCGTCCGCATCGTGAGCGGCCGGGGCGCTGCAGCGGCCGCGGCCCGCAAGCCGGAAGCGGCCGCCGACGAATGGGCCGAGTTCTGA
- a CDS encoding sulfate/molybdate ABC transporter ATP-binding protein → MERVEKDFGDYPALRDVNLTVARGELVALLGPSGSGKTTLLRAIAGLSSPERGRILFDGEDATTLSVQERRVGFVFQNYALFKHLTVADNIAYGLKVRPRRTRPSRAEIAARAAKLLEFVQLDGLGGRYPAQLSGGQRQRVALARALAIEPRVLLLDEPFGALDARVRKDLRRWLREVHRQTGLTTVFVTHDQDEAMELADRVVVLDKGRIEQIGTPDELYDRPASPFVLSFVGEALALPVQVMDGKVIFQGKELHVAADNLRNGPARVYFRPADIALRGGVIGTLEGRVESVRRTAAGLRASISIPGYDQTVEIDTDDRAGATLGSSVPLSLVNARVFSVSEETMGDGAGI, encoded by the coding sequence ATCGAGCGGGTCGAGAAGGATTTCGGCGATTATCCGGCGCTGCGCGACGTCAATCTCACCGTCGCGCGCGGCGAGCTGGTGGCGCTGCTCGGGCCGTCCGGCTCGGGCAAGACGACGCTGCTGCGCGCCATCGCCGGGCTGTCCTCGCCCGAGCGCGGCCGCATCCTGTTCGACGGCGAGGATGCGACGACGCTGTCGGTGCAGGAGCGGCGCGTCGGCTTCGTGTTCCAGAATTACGCGCTGTTCAAGCATCTGACCGTCGCCGATAATATCGCCTATGGGCTGAAGGTGCGCCCGCGCCGCACGCGCCCCTCCCGCGCCGAGATCGCAGCGCGGGCGGCGAAGCTGCTCGAATTCGTGCAGCTCGACGGTCTCGGGGGCCGTTATCCGGCGCAGCTCTCGGGCGGCCAGCGTCAGCGCGTGGCGCTGGCCCGGGCGCTCGCCATCGAGCCGCGCGTGCTGCTGCTGGACGAGCCCTTTGGCGCGCTCGACGCGCGCGTGCGCAAGGATTTGCGCCGCTGGCTGCGCGAGGTGCATCGCCAGACCGGCCTCACCACTGTTTTTGTGACCCATGACCAGGACGAGGCGATGGAGCTCGCCGATCGCGTGGTGGTGCTGGACAAGGGCCGTATCGAGCAGATCGGCACGCCGGACGAGCTCTATGACCGGCCGGCCTCGCCCTTTGTGCTGTCCTTCGTCGGCGAGGCGCTGGCGCTGCCGGTGCAGGTCATGGACGGCAAGGTGATCTTTCAGGGCAAGGAGCTGCATGTCGCAGCCGATAATCTGCGCAACGGCCCGGCGCGCGTCTATTTCCGCCCGGCCGACATCGCGCTGCGCGGCGGCGTGATCGGCACGCTCGAGGGGCGGGTCGAGTCGGTGCGGCGCACGGCCGCGGGCCTGCGCGCCTCCATCTCCATTCCCGGCTACGACCAGACGGTCGAGATCGACACCGACGACCGCGCCGGCGCGACGCTCGGCAGCAGCGTGCCGCTGTCGCTCGTCAATGCGCGGGTGTTCTCGGTGTCCGAGGAGACGATGGGCGACGGCGCGGGGATTTAG
- the cysW gene encoding sulfate ABC transporter permease subunit CysW produces the protein MSETALSDAAPAVAAAPRRVTEETPLTRRLLIGVAVAFLGLFLLMPLVVVFDEAFSKGAETFLAAFAEPDARAAIWLTLLVAAIVVPLNAVFGLCAAWAIAKFSFPGKSVLITLIDLPFSVSPVVAGLVYVLVFGAQGLLGPFLAAHGIEVIFAVPGIVLATVFVTFPFIARELIPLMQEQGTVEEEAALTLGASGLRAFATVTLPNIKWGLLYGLLLSNARAMGEFGAVSVVSGHIRGLTNTIPLQVEILYNEYDIVSAFALASLLAGLALVTLGVKSLLEWRYAGQIAGRRRH, from the coding sequence ATGTCTGAGACGGCTCTTTCCGACGCCGCGCCCGCAGTCGCCGCCGCGCCGCGGCGCGTGACCGAGGAGACGCCGCTGACGCGCCGACTCCTGATCGGCGTCGCCGTCGCCTTTCTCGGCCTGTTTCTGCTGATGCCGCTGGTCGTCGTCTTCGACGAGGCGTTCTCCAAGGGCGCGGAGACTTTTCTGGCGGCCTTCGCCGAGCCGGATGCGCGCGCCGCGATCTGGCTCACTCTGCTCGTTGCGGCGATCGTCGTTCCGCTCAACGCCGTCTTCGGCCTGTGCGCCGCCTGGGCGATCGCCAAATTCTCCTTTCCGGGCAAGAGCGTGCTGATCACGCTCATCGATCTGCCCTTCTCGGTCTCGCCGGTCGTCGCCGGCCTCGTCTATGTGCTCGTCTTCGGCGCGCAGGGCCTACTCGGCCCGTTTCTCGCGGCGCATGGGATCGAGGTGATCTTCGCCGTTCCCGGCATCGTGCTGGCGACGGTCTTCGTCACCTTTCCCTTCATCGCGCGCGAGCTCATTCCGCTGATGCAGGAGCAGGGGACGGTGGAGGAGGAGGCGGCGCTGACGCTCGGAGCGAGCGGCTTGCGCGCCTTCGCCACCGTCACGCTTCCCAACATCAAATGGGGCCTGCTCTACGGCCTGCTGCTCTCGAACGCCCGCGCCATGGGCGAGTTCGGCGCCGTGTCCGTCGTATCGGGGCATATTCGCGGACTGACCAATACGATCCCGCTCCAGGTGGAGATCCTCTACAATGAGTATGACATCGTCTCGGCCTTCGCGCTCGCCTCCCTCCTGGCGGGACTGGCTCTCGTCACTCTGGGAGTCAAATCGCTCCTCGAATGGCGCTACGCCGGCCAGATCGCCGGCCGGCGTCGCCACTGA